The DNA window CGATCTGAAAGCAAGAGGAGCGTGACGCGATTGTAtgcaagaagaggaagaggaattcTACAGTGTGTCCGTAAGCATTTGTCTCTTCAAACAACAGACACGTAAGTTAGTATATGTGAAaaacggggagaacatgcataCACATACATTGTGTTTCCATGCTCTGTAATCTGGCTGCAGGTCCGATCTGTTAAAGATGTCTGCCTCGGTCTCCTGCTTCAAAACTTCTCGAATGTCTTCTTCTAGAAATGCCAGAGGCTGTGGCTGAAACAGACACGTGGGTTTAACCGCGAGATCATGTAGCTATGTACTgcacaaaataagaaaatgttaTCATGAATAGAGGTTAATGGAAGTGAACATGCAGGTTAAATGAGCCATATTTGACTTCTTACCTCCATCCTTAGTGGCCCGTGCATTTTCTCCTGAGCAGCCAAAGCATTTTTGAAGGGAGTCGGTGTCCTCGGGGTCGGAATCATGACAGTTTTACGGAATTTCGGGGTCCGTAAACTACAAAGTTGACAGAGAATACAACACAGTGAGTAATGTGTTGTATTCTCTCCAAATGACCAGAAGGCAGAGCAAGTGTCCGGCCTTCATACCAGCTCTTGTGGCACGTACActgcttttataaatgtatttacccATCGTTCTCTTTCTGGTGCTTAGGTGTGGTCTCTTTGTAGAGCGGCGTGTGGAGGAGACACCGTTGGCCGCACACGGGCGTTGAGGTGTGGGAGGGGTTATCGAGATTGAGATGCTCCGCCCCCGATACGTTGCAGAACTGAgccaacagacacacaaggcATATTAGCCACGTGACTGATGCGACCTGAGTGCGTCGACTCAAGCGGTAGCGGATTAGAAGACAGCGTTCACTCACTCGTGACGGGGTGAATGGCAGCAACTTTGTTGGCGTTTTCCTGGGAGAATTCGTGATGTCTTCCAAGAACGGAGAGCGGGCCCTGTCGCGCGAAGGAGAtggctcccccctctccctcctccgcctcctcccgaCGGAGGCTTGCGGGTGTTTGATCGGGGTCGAGGAGGCGACGCCGAACGAAGCGTCGTTCTTATCGGGACCCGGGACGGCGGGCGGAGTGTTGACCGCGAAGGCCATCGAGGTGTCTGCGGTCCTCTCCTGCAGGAGAGTGGTGTAGCCTGCCTGGTTGTGCCGGGGAGGCGTCGCCGTCTCCGACACGTCGAAACTGGCCACGTCGTTCCACGCGCCGGGGTCCTGCAGAGCGAAACACATCTACGGAGGATCTTTAATACACCCGCGGCTCTCGGGGGAGCTCAGCAGATCCCGTTACTTCGGCGCACTCACCGAATCAATAAGCTCCATGGTCTCTGCGAACTCCGGTATGGTCTGCAGGGTGGAGAGCACGGCGCTGGCCTCTACAGCCAGGAACTTGCTGGGGGAGACGGGAAGCTGTGGCGGAGGCCCTCGGGGGTCCTCGGGCCCCGTCCAGGGCCTTCTCTCCGCCTGCTCctccacgctgctgctgctgcccgctGCCAACGTTTCGTCCGACACACTGACGGACCAGGCCGAGTACTGCTCCAaactctgaggggggggggcggggtgagAGAACGCGgggtcatttttttcttctttttcttcaaatgaCCCGTGTCGAGGACAACGCCGCCGATCCCGACTGCTCTGTTGTTCAATATGCAGTTAACATGaatggagggagggacagaacaggaagggagagacagaggagagtgCCCGGTTCAAAGTGCTGGCTGAGcgtgggcaggtgtgtgtggggggggggggggtactagTATCATGTTTAGAACCATGATAacgggggatggggggaggggagggaggctaCCAAGCACAGCTTCAGGCCAGTCTGAATGAGTAGGCGAGATGGGGAAGGTGGTTACTATAGCAACACTACAGCAAACCAGGCTACAGACACGCATACATGTGTGTCATTCTTGTTCTATACACTACAAAAAGTCCATTTAGCGTCAAGTCTGAAAATCTCCCAAAAGAAGAGAAACGTCCTCAGAGGAGATTTGAGAAATTCCTGAGTGTTACGTGTAAAAGGTTTCCAAAATAACAGGAAAACATTCTTtcactttgatttgattttgtgtTAAAACAAGATAATGACattcatgtaaaaacaaaacagaaaagggaCTTTTTCCAGTGTACGTCAGCTATGCTAATAAACTACGCAAACACACGTTGGGAGTGTGTTTCTTACGCGTGGACCTCTGCACTGCGCTTGCCGCTGGACTTCATTCTCTGCTGACATAAGCAGCAGCTCAAGCTCCTTAATTCTTTGCTCTCTGTCAGGATCGTCCGGGCAGAACGGCTGAAATAAACAAACGtcagggaggagaggacgagaggacaggaggaaaggaagaggTTAAGAAGAACcggacaaaaaacacaaacaaacacagatataCACGTGACATATCCACGGGAGCATTTGAGAATTTGAAAATGTTAGGTGAAATAACGGAACATTCAAGCACTTGATTTGAAATCCAGTGTTAGCGACCGCAGAGATAACTTCGGAAAGTCCGGAAAAATACAGAGAGCTTCCCCCACCGGCATGCAAAGAAAGACACCTGAAAAAAAACTCACCGAGGCGAAGCCAGAGTGATCCGGCAGGCCGTCCATCGGGTGTCTGCTGCGAGGATCGTACGGATAACCCCCCATCTAAAACGCAAAGAACCGGACTTCAATTAATAAAGGCCACTCACGAACCAGTCCTATGGGACGGAGCTCAGCGGGGAACAGGACCTGGTTGGGTGGTGCCGGTGGAGGCAGGGGACTGCGATCGCACAGCTGCAgctccggcggcggcggcgggggacaCGGCCTGTGGTGGCGTCTCTTCAAACCGGCGTGAGAGGCGGCGAAGCTCTTGCCGCTGTCCTGCAGGTATCCCTCGTGCTCCACCTTTCTCCTCATGGTGGAGTTCCAGTGGTTCTTGATGGAGTTGTCCGTCctgtcggagagagagaggggggacgtGTTGTCGACGCGTTGTCGGCAGGTCGAACCGGCCGCGCCGGCGGGTCGCGCTGCGCGAGGTTCTAATTACCGGCCGGGGAGGAGCTTGGATATCTCGGCCCAGCGGTTGCCGAGTCGTTTGTGGGCGTCGTAGATGATCTTGTCCTCTTCCTGAGTCCACGAAGACTTCTTCACCTCCGGGTTGAGGTGGTTGTGCCACCGCTCTCGGCACTGCTTCCCGATCCGCCCCTGCAGGTGCTTGGCGATCACCGACCAGCGCTTCGGGCCGTACTTGTGCACCAGGTCGATGACCTGCACGAATATCGCCGGCGATGCTTTAATTCTATGAAATTGCATCGTTACACTCTTCTCTTCCccaaagaaaatgtgtgtgtgtgttattgacaGGACTGGCTTGGTTCTCATATGATTCTTGAAGGATTGTGAACCATCGTCATCTTCCTCTCTGTACAAAAAAGGGCGTTAAGCTGTGTGGCTCGGAAAGTCTGTGCTTTTTTTACCGGGTGACGTAGTGGAGCATTTGGTTGGCATGGCAGTTTTTGCGGGAAGTAACAGCCCCGTTAGGAGCTGaaggtaaaataaataatactttGAACATTGTGGCACTTGTGCACAGCTTCCTTCTGTCACCCCTATCGTTTACCAGTTCTCTCTCCTCGCTCGATACCTGGCAACACAGTCCCGGCTCCGCTTACCTTCTGATCCTCCTCCTTTGTCCAGGGTCCTTTTACCAGCTCCGGGTTGAGCACCTTCTGCCAGCGGTGCTGACATTGGCCATCTGTCCTCCCCTGTGACATCGCCGCACAAAGCACAACACCTCGTCACGCCGCTACCTCACAGTTACACCCGACAGCTGTCTACGAATCTCACCACGCAGACGTTTAAAAACATCCAGTCGAGGAA is part of the Gasterosteus aculeatus chromosome 21, fGasAcu3.hap1.1, whole genome shotgun sequence genome and encodes:
- the mybl1 gene encoding myb-related protein A isoform X2; translation: MDNVKPRSFSNDEDEELHSTDQESKEKGKDKKTLCKVKWSRDEDEKLKKLVEQHGPDSWKLIANFFSGRTDGQCQHRWQKVLNPELVKGPWTKEEDQKVIDLVHKYGPKRWSVIAKHLQGRIGKQCRERWHNHLNPEVKKSSWTQEEDKIIYDAHKRLGNRWAEISKLLPGRTDNSIKNHWNSTMRRKVEHEGYLQDSGKSFAASHAGLKRRHHRPCPPPPPPELQLCDRSPLPPPAPPNQMGGYPYDPRSRHPMDGLPDHSGFASSLEQYSAWSVSVSDETLAAGSSSSVEEQAERRPWTGPEDPRGPPPQLPVSPSKFLAVEASAVLSTLQTIPEFAETMELIDSMCFALQDPGAWNDVASFDVSETATPPRHNQAGYTTLLQERTADTSMAFAVNTPPAVPGPDKNDASFGVASSTPIKHPQASVGRRRRRERGEPSPSRDRARSPFLEDITNSPRKTPTKLLPFTPSRFCNVSGAEHLNLDNPSHTSTPVCGQRCLLHTPLYKETTPKHQKENDGLRTPKFRKTVMIPTPRTPTPFKNALAAQEKMHGPLRMEPQPLAFLEEDIREVLKQETEADIFNRSDLQPDYRAWKHNIDGPARKVRKSLVLDPWGKDCPNVQLFQEQLNNAQVPGERVLTGASLATRTPEKEGTSRSLTPGRREPSVVAARPPRFTSPRAKKLLASGKAAKHAAGLVSEWEAVVYGKTEDQLIMTEQARKYLNPYTSSGSTSRALVL
- the mybl1 gene encoding myb-related protein A isoform X1; the protein is MDNVKPRSFSNDEDEELHSTDQESKEKGKDKKTLCKVKWSRDEDEKLKKLVEQHGPDSWKLIANFFSGRTDGQCQHRWQKVLNPELVKGPWTKEEDQKVIDLVHKYGPKRWSVIAKHLQGRIGKQCRERWHNHLNPEVKKSSWTQEEDKIIYDAHKRLGNRWAEISKLLPGRTDNSIKNHWNSTMRRKVEHEGYLQDSGKSFAASHAGLKRRHHRPCPPPPPPELQLCDRSPLPPPAPPNQMGGYPYDPRSRHPMDGLPDHSGFASPFCPDDPDREQRIKELELLLMSAENEVQRQAQCRGPRSLEQYSAWSVSVSDETLAAGSSSSVEEQAERRPWTGPEDPRGPPPQLPVSPSKFLAVEASAVLSTLQTIPEFAETMELIDSMCFALQDPGAWNDVASFDVSETATPPRHNQAGYTTLLQERTADTSMAFAVNTPPAVPGPDKNDASFGVASSTPIKHPQASVGRRRRRERGEPSPSRDRARSPFLEDITNSPRKTPTKLLPFTPSRFCNVSGAEHLNLDNPSHTSTPVCGQRCLLHTPLYKETTPKHQKENDGLRTPKFRKTVMIPTPRTPTPFKNALAAQEKMHGPLRMEPQPLAFLEEDIREVLKQETEADIFNRSDLQPDYRAWKHNIDGPARKVRKSLVLDPWGKDCPNVQLFQEQLNNAQVPGERVLTGASLATRTPEKEGTSRSLTPGRREPSVVAARPPRFTSPRAKKLLASGKAAKHAAGLVSEWEAVVYGKTEDQLIMTEQARKYLNPYTSSGSTSRALVL